A region from the Thermoanaerobaculia bacterium genome encodes:
- the purQ gene encoding phosphoribosylformylglycinamidine synthase subunit PurQ, which yields MRCGVVLFPGSNCDHDVYHVLKHVLEQDVVYLWHEETTLKGCDFIVLPGGWSYGDYLRGGAMAALSPVMQSVREHAAKGGPVLGICNGFQVLTEARLLPGALRRNRGLKFECRDTFLRVERNDLDFTSCYRKGQVLRLPIAHGEGNYEHFPEELDRLEANRQIVFRYVSPAGEEEDSWNANGSARAIAGIVNEAGNVLGLMPHPERCAEEVLGNMDGLGLFQGIVQPAARLVGAAR from the coding sequence GTGAGGTGCGGCGTCGTCCTCTTCCCCGGATCGAACTGCGACCACGACGTCTACCACGTGTTGAAGCACGTGCTCGAGCAGGACGTGGTCTACCTCTGGCACGAAGAGACGACGCTCAAGGGCTGCGACTTCATCGTCCTGCCGGGCGGCTGGTCCTACGGCGACTACCTGCGCGGCGGCGCGATGGCGGCCCTCTCGCCGGTGATGCAGTCGGTGCGCGAGCACGCCGCGAAGGGCGGACCGGTGCTGGGCATCTGCAACGGCTTCCAGGTGCTCACCGAGGCGCGCCTCCTGCCCGGAGCGCTGCGCCGTAACCGCGGACTGAAGTTCGAGTGCCGCGACACCTTCCTCCGGGTCGAGAGGAACGATCTCGATTTCACCAGCTGCTACCGGAAGGGACAGGTCCTGCGGCTGCCGATCGCCCATGGCGAAGGCAACTACGAGCATTTCCCCGAGGAGCTCGACCGGCTCGAGGCGAACCGGCAGATCGTCTTCCGCTACGTCTCGCCGGCCGGTGAGGAGGAGGACAGCTGGAACGCGAACGGCTCGGCGCGGGCGATCGCCGGCATCGTCAACGAGGCCGGCAACGTCCTTGGGCTGATGCCACACCCGGAGCGCTGCGCCGAGGAGGTGCTCGGCAACATGGACGGCCTCGGCCTCTTCCAGGGCATCGTGCAACCCGCGGCGCGCCTGGTCGGAGCGGCGCGATGA
- a CDS encoding delta-60 repeat domain-containing protein, which produces MGGRGARRVALLLVVCTGLHPGVLPALAQEGDPDPTFSSDGRAYVTWGAEARSTAVEAFGNGKLLVAGALGAGPNVFDEWAVMLLGPTGLPDLLWSGSFVPFDFAADGSDAVGPILDLRRDASERTLLAGSVLVSGQDSDIVPALARLTASGELDPTFSGNGLQVIPVPAGWYLNSIAAAEILPDGRAYFVGTCQSCSPGGGVSAFALRTSANGNPDPSFSFDGWTTFSLVVADLTFGRALRTDTAGKLTVACAGFNNGADWSSVLVRFDAVGQLDVAFGGGDGVGNLLGPLEGLPTDLEIDRGSGQIYLSIGSSFDIANGGIAGFTGNGSVRSDFGVNGLVDLDLEEGATVSAIEIQDDGKVVAAGTINATGTQPAGFFVARLLPSGALDSSYDGNGVNRIELDRTAEAVDRSYAATLSAGRLVAVGSAAHISLEDAFAVVRVESALIFADGFNQGNAARWPGN; this is translated from the coding sequence GTGGGCGGGCGGGGAGCCCGGAGAGTCGCTCTTCTGCTGGTCGTCTGCACCGGCCTGCATCCGGGCGTGCTTCCCGCTCTCGCCCAGGAGGGCGACCCCGACCCGACCTTCAGTAGCGACGGCCGGGCGTACGTCACCTGGGGCGCGGAGGCGCGCAGCACGGCGGTCGAGGCGTTCGGGAACGGCAAGCTCCTCGTCGCCGGCGCCCTCGGTGCGGGTCCGAATGTGTTCGACGAATGGGCCGTCATGCTGCTCGGGCCGACCGGACTCCCGGATCTCCTCTGGTCCGGGAGCTTCGTCCCCTTCGATTTTGCCGCCGACGGCAGCGACGCCGTCGGGCCGATCCTCGACCTTCGGCGCGACGCGTCGGAGCGCACGCTCCTCGCGGGATCGGTCCTCGTCAGCGGGCAGGATTCGGACATCGTCCCTGCCCTGGCGCGCCTCACGGCGAGTGGCGAGCTCGACCCGACTTTTTCCGGCAACGGTCTGCAGGTGATCCCGGTACCGGCCGGCTGGTACTTGAACAGCATCGCGGCGGCGGAGATTCTCCCCGACGGCCGCGCCTACTTCGTCGGCACCTGCCAGTCCTGCTCGCCGGGCGGCGGTGTCAGCGCCTTCGCGCTGCGCACGTCGGCCAACGGAAACCCGGATCCCTCTTTTTCGTTCGACGGCTGGACGACTTTCTCGCTGGTCGTGGCGGACCTCACCTTCGGCCGGGCGCTGCGCACCGACACCGCCGGGAAGCTCACGGTGGCCTGCGCGGGGTTCAACAACGGCGCCGACTGGTCCAGCGTCCTGGTCCGCTTCGACGCGGTCGGCCAGCTCGACGTCGCGTTCGGCGGTGGCGACGGTGTCGGAAATCTCCTCGGCCCACTCGAAGGGCTACCCACCGATCTCGAGATCGATCGCGGCTCTGGACAGATCTACCTGTCGATCGGTAGCTCCTTCGACATCGCGAACGGCGGCATTGCGGGATTCACCGGGAACGGCAGTGTCCGCAGCGATTTTGGCGTCAACGGACTCGTCGACCTCGACCTGGAAGAGGGAGCAACGGTTTCGGCGATCGAGATCCAGGACGACGGAAAAGTCGTCGCCGCCGGCACGATCAACGCGACGGGCACGCAGCCAGCGGGATTCTTCGTCGCGCGCCTCCTGCCCTCCGGAGCGCTGGACTCGAGCTACGACGGCAACGGCGTGAACCGGATCGAGCTCGACCGCACCGCCGAAGCGGTCGATCGAAGCTACGCGGCGACCCTCTCGGCGGGGCGACTCGTCGCGGTAGGAAGCGCGGCGCACATCTCTCTCGAGGACGCCTTCGCGGTGGTCCGCGTCGAGAGTGCGCTCATCTTCGCGGACGGATTCAACCAGGGGAACGCCGCCCGCTGGCCTGGGAACTGA
- a CDS encoding amidophosphoribosyltransferase produces the protein MCGIFGIDNADDAANLAYLGLYALQHRGQESSGICAWDGERMHVERGMGHVAEIFPDKVLARLPGRRAMGHTRYSTAGSSVVANAQPIVVKTSMGPVGIVHNGNLTNAAAIRAQLEQGGSIFQTTSDTEVILHLMARNPRADVVESLMVALAEVEGAYSLLLVTDSCLIAARDPHGFRPLAIAELNGFYCFASESCAFDLLGAKKLRELEPGEVAVSRGGRLESFRLAQKAEPSRCLFEHVYFARPDSVVFGDSVAEVRRRLGAQLAREAPAAADIVVAVPDSGLYAAVGYSRESGLPFELGMTRNHYVGRTFIEPKQSIRNFGVKVKLNPVRSIIAGRRVVLIDDSIVRGTTSRKIVRMMREAGAAEVHLRISSPPTRWPCYYGIDTPRRTELIAAQQSVEEIRAFVEADSLGYLSLEGLVGCMGGAKASYCTACWSGDYRVPISAHDRRQSLLFPIRAEEES, from the coding sequence ATGTGCGGCATCTTCGGCATCGACAACGCGGACGACGCGGCGAACCTCGCCTATCTCGGCCTCTATGCGCTGCAGCATCGCGGCCAGGAGAGCTCCGGCATCTGCGCCTGGGACGGCGAGCGCATGCACGTCGAGCGCGGCATGGGGCACGTTGCCGAGATCTTTCCGGACAAGGTGCTGGCGCGCCTCCCGGGGCGGCGGGCGATGGGCCATACGCGCTACTCGACGGCCGGCTCATCGGTGGTCGCCAACGCCCAGCCGATCGTGGTCAAGACCTCGATGGGGCCGGTCGGCATCGTGCACAACGGCAATCTCACCAACGCTGCGGCGATCCGCGCCCAGCTCGAACAGGGCGGCTCGATCTTCCAGACCACCAGCGACACCGAGGTCATCCTGCACCTCATGGCGCGCAATCCGCGCGCCGACGTCGTCGAGTCGCTGATGGTGGCGCTCGCGGAGGTCGAAGGGGCGTATTCGCTCCTCCTGGTCACCGACAGCTGCCTCATCGCGGCGCGCGATCCGCACGGTTTCCGGCCGCTCGCGATCGCCGAGTTGAACGGCTTCTACTGCTTCGCCTCGGAGTCGTGCGCCTTCGACCTGCTGGGAGCGAAGAAACTCCGGGAGCTCGAGCCCGGCGAGGTCGCCGTTTCGCGCGGTGGCCGGCTCGAGTCGTTTCGCCTGGCGCAGAAGGCCGAGCCGTCACGCTGTCTGTTCGAGCACGTCTACTTCGCGCGGCCCGACAGTGTGGTCTTCGGCGACTCGGTGGCCGAGGTCCGCCGCCGGCTCGGCGCGCAGCTCGCGCGCGAGGCGCCGGCCGCCGCCGACATCGTCGTGGCGGTGCCCGACAGCGGCCTCTATGCCGCGGTGGGCTACAGCCGAGAATCGGGTCTGCCGTTCGAGCTCGGCATGACGAGGAACCACTACGTCGGCCGGACGTTCATCGAGCCCAAGCAGTCGATCCGCAACTTCGGCGTCAAGGTGAAGCTCAACCCGGTGCGCTCGATCATCGCCGGCCGGCGGGTCGTGCTGATCGACGACTCGATCGTGCGCGGCACGACCTCACGCAAGATCGTGCGCATGATGCGCGAGGCCGGCGCTGCCGAGGTCCACCTGCGCATCTCCTCGCCGCCGACGCGCTGGCCCTGCTACTACGGCATCGACACTCCGCGCCGCACCGAGCTCATCGCGGCGCAGCAGAGCGTCGAAGAGATCCGCGCCTTCGTCGAAGCCGACTCGTTGGGCTACCTCTCCCTCGAAGGCCTGGTGGGCTGCATGGGCGGCGCCAAGGCGAGCTACTGCACCGCCTGCTGGAGCGGCGACTACCGCGTCCCCATCTCCGCCCACGACCGCCGCCAGAGCCTCCTCTTCCCCATCCGCGCGGAAGAGGAGTCGTAG
- the purL gene encoding phosphoribosylformylglycinamidine synthase subunit PurL gives MTAPNAATPAANPPVATAAEPVVTVELAREHGLTAEEFARLQGFLGRNPTLTELGITSALWSEHCSYKSSKVYLREFPTSGPRVLQGPGENAGVVDIGHGWVAVFKMESHNHPSFIEPFQGAATGVGGILRDIFTMGARPIACMDSLSFGEIDAPRMRSLVDGVVRGIGTYGNCMGIPTVGGETRFHAGYNQNILVNAFALGVARRERIFKAKASGPGNTILYAGSRTGRDGIHGASMASESFDSESAKKKPTVQVGDPFVEKILLEACLEAMRSTAIVAIQDMGAAGLTSSIFEMASRGQIGFVLDLDKVPLREPGLSAYEMMLSESQERMVLVVKRGREEEIARVYRKWGLEVATVGELRPGSRAEIRHRGKVAAEMPIAPLTDDAPVYERPVAVPADLARRQQAPEIPPVTNPAATLEALLGTPELASSEWIWRQYDHTVRTNTVIGPGGDAAVLRLKGTPSGLAMTSDVNPVYCGLDPRRGGMQAVAEAVRNLACVGADPVGVTDCLNFGNPENPEILWQFREAVRGISEACRAFAVPVISGNVSLYNETEGRSIPPTPTVAMVGVIDNLGEMPVAHFRKAGDRIVLLGTDRSEFGGSVYLRLLHGIEQGMPPAVDLAAEARLARLLRQAIAGSAVHTAHDLSEGGLALALAESCIGGFGAGQTGAAGLGASITVELRPLDLFSETQGRALVAVPPARLERLMRLAEENGVPAQEVGEVGGSDLVIVADGETLRSPVARLHEIWSTALPKALGL, from the coding sequence ATGACCGCCCCCAATGCCGCGACGCCCGCCGCGAACCCGCCGGTGGCCACGGCCGCCGAGCCGGTCGTCACCGTCGAGCTCGCCCGCGAGCACGGCCTCACCGCCGAAGAGTTCGCGCGGCTCCAGGGCTTTCTCGGCCGCAACCCGACGCTCACCGAGCTCGGCATCACCTCGGCGCTCTGGTCGGAGCACTGTTCGTACAAGTCGTCGAAGGTCTATCTGCGCGAGTTCCCGACTTCGGGTCCGCGGGTGCTGCAGGGGCCGGGCGAGAACGCCGGCGTGGTCGACATCGGGCACGGCTGGGTGGCGGTCTTCAAGATGGAGAGCCACAATCACCCGAGCTTCATCGAGCCGTTCCAGGGCGCCGCGACCGGCGTCGGCGGGATCCTGCGCGACATCTTCACGATGGGCGCCCGACCGATCGCCTGCATGGACTCCCTGTCGTTCGGCGAGATCGACGCGCCGCGCATGCGGTCGCTCGTCGACGGCGTGGTGCGCGGCATCGGCACCTACGGCAACTGCATGGGGATCCCGACGGTCGGTGGCGAGACGCGCTTCCACGCCGGCTACAACCAGAACATCCTGGTGAACGCCTTCGCGCTGGGCGTGGCCCGCCGCGAGCGCATCTTCAAGGCCAAGGCCTCGGGGCCGGGCAACACCATCCTCTACGCCGGCAGCCGCACTGGCCGCGACGGCATCCACGGCGCCTCGATGGCTTCGGAGTCGTTCGACTCCGAGAGCGCGAAGAAGAAGCCGACCGTGCAGGTGGGCGACCCGTTCGTCGAGAAGATTCTGCTCGAGGCCTGCCTCGAGGCGATGCGCTCGACCGCGATCGTCGCGATCCAGGACATGGGCGCCGCCGGCCTCACGAGCTCGATCTTCGAGATGGCCTCGCGCGGCCAGATCGGCTTCGTGCTCGACCTCGACAAGGTGCCGCTGCGCGAACCCGGGCTCTCGGCCTACGAGATGATGCTCTCGGAGTCGCAGGAGCGCATGGTCCTGGTGGTGAAGCGCGGCCGCGAGGAGGAGATCGCCAGGGTCTACCGTAAGTGGGGGCTCGAGGTGGCGACGGTCGGCGAGCTGCGTCCCGGATCGCGTGCCGAGATCCGCCACCGCGGCAAGGTCGCTGCCGAGATGCCGATCGCCCCTCTCACCGACGACGCGCCGGTCTACGAACGCCCGGTCGCCGTGCCCGCCGACCTCGCGCGCCGCCAGCAGGCGCCGGAGATCCCGCCGGTCACGAATCCGGCCGCAACGCTCGAGGCGCTGCTCGGGACGCCCGAGCTCGCGAGCTCGGAGTGGATCTGGCGCCAGTACGACCACACCGTGCGCACCAACACGGTCATCGGACCGGGTGGCGATGCGGCGGTGCTGCGGCTCAAGGGGACCCCCTCCGGCCTCGCCATGACCTCGGACGTGAACCCGGTCTACTGCGGGCTCGATCCGCGCCGCGGCGGCATGCAGGCGGTGGCCGAGGCGGTGCGGAACCTCGCCTGCGTCGGCGCCGATCCGGTCGGCGTCACCGACTGCCTCAACTTCGGCAACCCCGAGAACCCTGAGATCCTCTGGCAGTTCCGCGAGGCGGTGCGCGGCATCTCCGAGGCCTGCCGCGCCTTCGCGGTGCCGGTCATCTCGGGTAACGTCTCGCTCTACAACGAGACCGAGGGCCGCTCGATCCCGCCGACCCCGACGGTGGCGATGGTCGGGGTGATCGACAATCTGGGCGAGATGCCGGTGGCGCACTTCCGCAAGGCCGGGGATCGCATCGTCCTGCTCGGGACGGACCGTTCCGAGTTCGGCGGCTCGGTCTACCTGCGGCTGCTGCACGGCATCGAGCAGGGGATGCCCCCGGCGGTCGATCTCGCCGCGGAGGCGCGCCTCGCGCGGCTGCTGCGGCAGGCGATCGCGGGCAGCGCCGTCCATACAGCGCACGATCTTTCGGAGGGCGGCCTGGCCTTGGCGCTCGCCGAATCCTGTATCGGCGGCTTCGGGGCGGGCCAGACGGGTGCGGCCGGGCTCGGGGCCAGCATCACCGTCGAACTTCGGCCGCTCGACCTCTTCTCGGAGACGCAGGGGCGGGCGCTCGTGGCGGTGCCTCCGGCGCGGCTCGAGCGCCTGATGCGATTGGCGGAGGAGAACGGTGTGCCGGCACAGGAGGTCGGCGAGGTGGGCGGCAGCGACCTGGTCATCGTAGCCGACGGCGAGACGCTCCGGTCGCCGGTCGCGCGGCTGCACGAGATCTGGTCGACGGCGCTGCCGAAGGCGCTCGGACTCTAG
- the purS gene encoding phosphoribosylformylglycinamidine synthase subunit PurS, translating into MRAKVTVYPRREILDPQGKAIRTALQRVGFAEVVEVRAGKSFEIDLGPVEPQQAAERVAAMCEQLLANTVVEEYAIEIVGEAPTGAKPPGAAPTGAEPSNKAPVGAEPSNARGKSS; encoded by the coding sequence ATGCGGGCTAAGGTGACGGTTTATCCGCGGCGCGAGATTCTCGATCCGCAAGGCAAGGCGATCCGCACCGCGCTGCAGCGCGTCGGCTTCGCGGAGGTCGTGGAGGTCCGGGCCGGCAAGAGCTTCGAGATCGACCTCGGTCCGGTCGAGCCGCAGCAGGCCGCCGAGCGCGTCGCCGCGATGTGCGAGCAGCTCCTCGCCAATACCGTGGTCGAGGAGTACGCGATCGAGATCGTCGGCGAAGCGCCAACGGGCGCGAAGCCTCCCGGCGCAGCGCCAACTGGCGCGGAGCCATCCAACAAGGCGCCTGTGGGCGCGGAGCCTTCCAACGCCAGGGGGAAGAGCTCGTGA
- a CDS encoding MBL fold metallo-hydrolase produces the protein MQAPLNFEDLPVSSSPLRAAVLGSGSGGNAVVVESDGFRVLIDAGFSCKELERRMRLLGIAPETISSVLLTHEHEDHVKGVDRFARKHKLPVFLTAGTMLGTVLGEEVVPRTVRIESGRPFEVGPFAVEAFSIPHDAREPVGFVLQDRAGRRLGLAGDIGCRTQLAWGRLADLDCLLLETNHDLEMLRSGPYPWALKQRVAGRHGHLSNREAADGLPELLADRLRFVVLYHLSRTNNLPALAGAEVAETLAREGSAAEIVISSQFEPSSWLEVGA, from the coding sequence GTGCAGGCCCCCCTCAACTTCGAGGATCTTCCAGTTTCCTCTTCTCCCCTGCGGGCCGCGGTCCTGGGCTCGGGGAGCGGGGGAAATGCCGTCGTTGTCGAATCGGACGGTTTCCGGGTTCTCATCGACGCGGGCTTCTCCTGCAAGGAGCTCGAGCGGCGGATGCGCCTCCTCGGAATCGCCCCAGAGACGATCTCGAGCGTGCTCCTGACCCACGAGCACGAGGATCACGTCAAGGGAGTGGACCGTTTCGCCCGAAAGCACAAGCTCCCCGTCTTCCTCACCGCCGGGACGATGCTCGGGACCGTCCTCGGCGAAGAGGTCGTCCCACGCACGGTGCGGATCGAATCGGGCCGGCCTTTCGAGGTCGGCCCTTTCGCTGTCGAGGCGTTCTCGATTCCCCACGACGCCCGTGAGCCGGTCGGATTCGTCCTCCAGGACCGGGCCGGCCGGCGGCTGGGACTCGCGGGGGACATCGGCTGCCGCACGCAGCTCGCCTGGGGCCGGCTCGCCGACCTCGACTGCCTGCTGCTCGAAACCAACCATGACCTCGAGATGCTCCGCAGCGGCCCCTATCCCTGGGCGCTCAAGCAGCGCGTCGCCGGACGCCACGGGCATCTGTCCAACCGCGAGGCGGCGGACGGCCTGCCGGAGCTCCTCGCCGATCGCCTGCGCTTCGTCGTGCTCTACCATCTCTCGCGCACCAACAACCTGCCGGCGCTCGCCGGCGCGGAGGTCGCCGAGACCCTCGCGCGCGAAGGGTCGGCGGCCGAAATCGTGATCAGCAGTCAGTTCGAACCCTCTTCGTGGCTGGAGGTGGGGGCGTGA
- a CDS encoding M1 family metallopeptidase, translating into MRVHLRATGVALATLLVGPALFASPTSEPAPAPALSRLPAAADPLVSYDIAVTLDAEKKEITGRQRIVWRNPATDPADAVSDLWFHLYWNAFRNNRSTFFRESGGKLRDDEAQADGWGWTEITALELATGEDLLPTLTFEHPDDDNTEDRTVARVLLPSPVPPGGEVTIDVEFHARVPKVFARAGYKGDFFAVTQWFPKLGVYEPAGMRGRETSGWNCHQYHANTEYYANYGRFKVEITVPKHFVVGATGPEVDRRENPDGTTTYVHEQADVHDFAWTADPRFLAYRESFSAEGDVTPEEYAATAKLLDRSLEEVKLRDVEILLLLQPGHEPQMARHFEAAKLALKWYGLWYGRYPYPTLTLVDPTPGAGGASGVEYPTLFFCGTDYFHNYWPGKGLLRSAEIVTVHEFGHQFWYGLVGSNEFEEAWLDEGFTTYSTAKVMDLGYGSDASFVDFLGLELGAVEADRAQNSLERRYDQIATLAWKFSRNQYGFNAYARPALMLSTLEGMLGTETMARVMRTYHERFRFAHPRGTDFYAVAEEVSGRDLDGFFAQTVESPGVLDPAILDLTSKRAEQARGKVLVDGAEIEIDEKKAVELERAADESETRGYRSVLELRHRGEMILPVEVELTFEGQKPERRLWDDGRRWAKWEYERPEKLLEVRLDPDGKLALDADRLNNTRRIEPDPASARKLATTFLFWVQQGMALLGM; encoded by the coding sequence ATGCGAGTTCACCTACGTGCGACCGGAGTCGCCCTCGCGACGCTCCTCGTCGGCCCTGCGCTCTTCGCCTCCCCGACCTCCGAACCGGCGCCGGCACCGGCGCTCTCGCGGCTTCCCGCCGCCGCCGACCCGCTCGTCTCCTACGACATCGCGGTCACGCTCGACGCCGAGAAGAAGGAGATCACCGGCCGCCAGCGCATCGTCTGGAGGAATCCCGCCACGGATCCCGCGGACGCCGTCTCCGACCTCTGGTTCCATCTCTACTGGAACGCCTTCCGCAACAATCGCAGCACCTTCTTCCGCGAGTCCGGCGGAAAGTTGCGTGACGACGAGGCGCAGGCCGATGGCTGGGGCTGGACGGAGATCACCGCGCTCGAGCTCGCGACCGGCGAAGATCTCCTGCCGACGCTCACTTTCGAGCATCCCGACGACGACAACACCGAGGACCGCACCGTGGCGCGGGTGCTCCTGCCCTCGCCGGTGCCGCCCGGCGGCGAGGTGACGATCGACGTCGAGTTCCACGCCCGGGTTCCCAAGGTCTTCGCACGCGCCGGCTACAAGGGCGATTTCTTCGCCGTGACTCAGTGGTTCCCCAAGCTCGGCGTCTACGAGCCGGCGGGGATGCGCGGTCGCGAGACGAGCGGCTGGAACTGCCACCAGTACCACGCCAACACCGAGTACTACGCCAACTACGGGCGGTTCAAGGTCGAGATCACGGTTCCGAAACACTTCGTGGTCGGCGCGACCGGGCCCGAGGTCGACCGCCGCGAGAATCCCGACGGCACGACGACCTACGTCCACGAGCAGGCCGATGTGCACGACTTCGCCTGGACTGCCGACCCGCGTTTCCTCGCCTACCGCGAGAGCTTCTCCGCCGAGGGCGATGTCACGCCGGAGGAGTACGCGGCAACCGCGAAGCTCCTCGACCGGAGCCTCGAAGAGGTGAAGCTCCGGGACGTCGAGATCCTGCTTCTCCTGCAACCGGGACACGAGCCGCAGATGGCCCGACACTTCGAGGCGGCGAAGCTCGCCCTCAAGTGGTACGGCCTCTGGTACGGCCGCTATCCCTACCCGACCCTGACCCTGGTCGATCCGACGCCCGGAGCGGGCGGCGCTTCCGGCGTCGAGTACCCGACTCTCTTCTTCTGCGGCACCGACTACTTCCACAACTACTGGCCGGGCAAGGGTCTCCTGCGCTCGGCGGAGATCGTCACCGTCCACGAGTTCGGCCATCAGTTCTGGTACGGCCTCGTCGGCAGCAACGAGTTCGAGGAGGCCTGGCTCGACGAAGGCTTCACCACCTACTCGACCGCCAAAGTGATGGACCTGGGCTACGGCAGCGACGCGTCGTTCGTCGACTTCCTCGGCCTCGAGCTCGGAGCCGTCGAGGCCGACCGTGCGCAGAACAGCCTCGAGCGCCGCTACGACCAGATCGCCACCCTCGCCTGGAAGTTCTCGCGTAACCAGTACGGATTCAACGCCTATGCCCGCCCGGCGTTGATGCTCTCGACCCTCGAGGGGATGCTCGGCACCGAAACCATGGCGAGGGTGATGCGGACGTACCACGAGCGCTTCCGCTTCGCTCACCCGCGCGGCACCGACTTCTACGCCGTCGCCGAGGAAGTCTCCGGCCGCGATCTCGACGGCTTCTTCGCCCAGACGGTCGAGAGCCCCGGAGTCCTCGATCCGGCGATCCTCGACCTGACGAGCAAGAGGGCGGAACAGGCGCGCGGCAAGGTCCTCGTCGACGGCGCCGAGATCGAGATCGACGAGAAGAAAGCCGTCGAGCTCGAACGCGCGGCGGACGAGAGCGAGACCCGCGGCTACCGCAGCGTCCTCGAGCTGCGCCACCGCGGCGAGATGATCCTGCCGGTCGAGGTCGAGCTCACCTTCGAAGGCCAGAAGCCCGAGCGCCGCCTCTGGGACGACGGGCGCCGCTGGGCGAAGTGGGAGTACGAGCGCCCCGAGAAGCTCCTCGAAGTCCGCCTCGATCCCGACGGCAAGCTCGCCCTCGACGCCGACCGCCTGAACAACACCCGCCGCATCGAGCCCGATCCGGCGTCGGCCCGAAAGCTCGCGACGACTTTCCTCTTCTGGGTGCAGCAGGGCATGGCCCTGCTGGGAATGTGA